A window of Pelomonas sp. SE-A7 genomic DNA:
GCTCTGATCCCAGCTGGCGATGGCCTGCAGGTGATTGAGGCGGTAAAGGCGCTGGTGCCGACGGCACAGGTCAAGGTAGGCAGGGGTGCTGTTCATGGACTTATTGTGTGGGCCAGAGATGGAGCAGGACCAGGGTCATGCAGAGGTAGCGGGCGAACTTGCCTATCGCCATGTAGAGCACGCAGGGCCAGAACGGCAGGCGCAGCCAGCCGGCCACGGCGCACAGCGGATCGCCGACCAGCGGCAGCCAGGACAGCAGGCAGGCCTTGGCGCCGAAGCGGTGCAGCCAGGCCAGGGCGCGGGCCTCGGTCGGCTTGCGATGCAGGGCCCGCTCGGTCAGGCGTTCGGCACCGTAGCCCATCCACCAGGTCAGGGCGCCGCCCAAGGTATTGCCGACCGTGGCCACCAGCACCGCCGGCCAGAACAGCTCGGGCGAGAGCTTGACCAGGCCGAACACCGCCGGTTCCGAACCCAGGGGCAGCAAGGTGGCCGACACGAAGGCAATGACGAAGATGGCGCTCAGTCCGACCTTGGGCAGGGCCATCACCACCAGCAGCGCCTCCAGCTGCTGCATCAACCAGGCTTCCATGCCCTGCATTATCAGGACAAGCCCGGCTTGTTCCGGTCTTGAGGGCCATGCAAACTTGCCGCCGAAGATGCACGTTGGGAGCATCCACAAGCCCCGCACCGATTCGCTCGGAACAACAAATGCAGCGGGGCGCCAACCTGGGAATCGCCATGTATCGCAAGCAGCCTGTCAAGGCGCCCCGCAGAGGGCCCGGGCTCATCAAGGGCCTGGTCGGGTCGCTGAGCCTGGTGACCTCGCTCGCCGCGTTGCCTTCGGCCGCGCAGGCGCAGCCGCAGGCACCCGAAACCTGCAAGCAGTTGCTCGCCTCGGGCAACCCGCAATATCCGCCCTACCTGTGGCGCGATCCCGACGACGAGAACAAGCTGGTCGGCGCCAACGCCGACCTGATGCAGATGCTGGCCAAGGAGATCGGCATCCCCATCGACGTGCGCTACATAGGGCCCTGGGGCCGGGTGCAGGAAGAGACACGGGCCGGCCGCAACGACCTGATCGCCGGTGCCTTCTTCACGTTGCCGCGCACCGAGTACATGGACTACTTCCATCCGGCCTTCCGCGAAACCCGCTCGGTGGTCTGGACCCGCGACAACCAGCGCCTGAACTACCGCCGCTGGGCCGACCTGGCCTCGCTGCAGGGCGTCACGGTGATCAACAACAGCTTCGGCGAGGACTTCGATCGCTACGCACGCGACAACCTCAAGATCTCCACCGTCGCCAGCCTGGAGCAGGCGATCCAGATGCTGCAGAAGGGCCGGGCCGACTACCTGGTCTACGAGGACAGTCCCGGCGCGGCCTACCTGGCCAAGATGAACATCCTCGACCTCAAGTCGCTGAGCCCGGCCGTGGCCAACGAGAACCTGCACCTGACCCTGTCGCACAAGTCGGCCTGCAACACGCCCGAGCTGCGTGGCCGCATCACGCGGGCGGTCTACAAGCTGGCCCGCTCCAACGTGATGCAGGGCCTGATCGACAAGAACATCCAGCTCTGGCGCAAGCAGAACCAGTAGTCGCCGCTGCGGTGCAGGATTGCCGCCGGTGGGCACGGGCGGGGAAGGTATACTCCTGCCTCTTTTTTAGGCACCACCTTCCCCACGTCCTCCCATGCAGATCGGCCCCTACACGCTGCCGAACCGGTTGTTCGTCGCGCCCATGGCCGGGGTGACGGACCGGCCTTTCCGCATGCTGTGCAAGCGCCTCGGCGCCGGCTATGCGGTCAGCGAGATGGTGACCTCGCGCAAGGACCTGTGGAACAGCCTCAAGACCTCGCGCCGCGCCAACCATGAGGGCGAGAGCGCCCCCATCGCGGTGCAGATCGCCGGCACCGACGCGGCCATGATGGCCGAGGCCGCGGCCTACAACATTGAGCGCGGCGCCCAGATCATCGACATCAACATGGGCTGCCCGGCCAAGAAGGTCTGCAGCAAATGGGCCGGCTCGGCCCTGATGCAGGACGAGGCCCTGGCGCTGGAAATCGTCGCGGCCGTGGTCGAGGCCTGCGCGCCCAAGGGCGTGCCGGTCACGCTGAAGATGCGCACCGGCTGGTGCCAGGCCGAGAAGAATGCGCTCTCGATTGCCCGCGCCGCCCAGGACGCCGGCATCGCCCTGCTGACCATCCACGGCCGCACCCGCGAGCAGGGCTATGGCGGCGAGGCCGAGTACGACACGATTGCCGCGGTCAAGGCCGCGCTGAAGATACCCGTGGTCGCCAACGGCGACATCGCCACGCCCGAGAAGGCGGCCGAGGTGCTGCAGCGCACCGGCGCCGATGCGCTGATGATCGGCCGCGCCGCCCAAGGCCGGCCCTGGATCTTCCGCGAGATCGCCCATTACCTGGAGACCGGCCTTCACCTCGCGCCGCCCACGGTGGAAGAAGCCAGCCAGTGGCTGATCGAGCATCTGCACGACCACTACCAGCTCTATGGCGAGCTGACCGGCATGCG
This region includes:
- a CDS encoding YqaA family protein, with the protein product MEAWLMQQLEALLVVMALPKVGLSAIFVIAFVSATLLPLGSEPAVFGLVKLSPELFWPAVLVATVGNTLGGALTWWMGYGAERLTERALHRKPTEARALAWLHRFGAKACLLSWLPLVGDPLCAVAGWLRLPFWPCVLYMAIGKFARYLCMTLVLLHLWPTQ
- a CDS encoding transporter substrate-binding domain-containing protein, with the translated sequence MYRKQPVKAPRRGPGLIKGLVGSLSLVTSLAALPSAAQAQPQAPETCKQLLASGNPQYPPYLWRDPDDENKLVGANADLMQMLAKEIGIPIDVRYIGPWGRVQEETRAGRNDLIAGAFFTLPRTEYMDYFHPAFRETRSVVWTRDNQRLNYRRWADLASLQGVTVINNSFGEDFDRYARDNLKISTVASLEQAIQMLQKGRADYLVYEDSPGAAYLAKMNILDLKSLSPAVANENLHLTLSHKSACNTPELRGRITRAVYKLARSNVMQGLIDKNIQLWRKQNQ
- the dusB gene encoding tRNA dihydrouridine synthase DusB, yielding MQIGPYTLPNRLFVAPMAGVTDRPFRMLCKRLGAGYAVSEMVTSRKDLWNSLKTSRRANHEGESAPIAVQIAGTDAAMMAEAAAYNIERGAQIIDINMGCPAKKVCSKWAGSALMQDEALALEIVAAVVEACAPKGVPVTLKMRTGWCQAEKNALSIARAAQDAGIALLTIHGRTREQGYGGEAEYDTIAAVKAALKIPVVANGDIATPEKAAEVLQRTGADALMIGRAAQGRPWIFREIAHYLETGLHLAPPTVEEASQWLIEHLHDHYQLYGELTGMRSARKHIGWAVRQLPGGEDFRRQMNLLESSADQVSALSDWFAQLGREHERLPYLAADTSAAANDEQLLLEA